The Musa acuminata AAA Group cultivar baxijiao chromosome BXJ2-5, Cavendish_Baxijiao_AAA, whole genome shotgun sequence genomic interval AAACCAAGATATGTGTGGTTATGCTTCGTGTATCCTTGAAACAAGTAATAATGATTCTTAATCCAAATGCTCTCTAAAGATCATAGGTAATTTATCTtgttttattttataatcatgttcCATTTTAGTTTTTTAAGCAGAATAGCATTTCATATTTATTCTTATGAGAGTTGACGGTTTatcaatattttcattttttacttGCCATATTGTCTGGACAAATGTTTTCTTACTTAACATCTAAGATTGTTGTCTTGATTTGGTTTTTCTTTTTACAGGATGATGGAAACAAACTACCTTGGTGCATTCTTTCTGACCAATATTATGTTGCCACTGCTCAAGAATAGCCCTGTACCTTCCAGGATAGTTAACGTGACATCTTTTACTCATAGAAGTGGTGAGCGTAAATTAAAACCACTAAATATGCAATATTTCATTTCTTGGGAATTCTAAATTTTGAAGCTGACATCTTCCTGTTTAGTGAAACTGCATTGAACATTGCTTCCACATTACTATGTGTATCAAATACTAACCACTTTGTTCccttatttttgttcttagtatcCCATGTTGACGTCAATATGGGAAACCTGGCCAGAGAAAATCTCCATTGCTTGTCTACTTTGGGCAAGTATCAGTTTGCTCAAACCTATGAGTACTCTAAATGTAAGTTCAGTAATAGAAAACATAGTGTCCACTTATATTTCATTGTTAATGATCAGTGATTTCATGCATGACAGTTTGTACTCTGCTATTCTCATATGAGCTTCATCGCCAACTTTATGTGATGGATCCAGCTTCAAATGTCTCTATCATGTATGTGACCATACTCAATAATGGCAAGACACAATCTTGCTTCTGTTTACTTATCTACATTTTATTTTGTTGGTACTAGAATTTTGTTTAAATATCATAAACCTTTTAATTAGGCTAAGTGCTGCCTATAAATAAATAGAAGTACATTATTCTATAATTGCTACCAACCATACAGTATCATGCGACGGTAACTAAATGCCATTTTTTTTAGTTGATTTTAAACATAAATTTATGGATTCCCAGGATAATCTTTTACTTGGTTGTCCTTATAAGAAGTCACCATTTGATGATGACCAGCTGAAATATCCAATAATTGCTTATCAAATGTACAATGCTGTTGTGGGTTGCAACAGAGAAAGGTCTTGAACCATTATCATATTCATTTTCACTGATTTAAAATGAAGAAGCCTTCAGATGCTGACTATTGATTTACTTTCTTATATTTTAGGGCCGCTGATCCTGGAGCAGTGGCAACGAACATAATGAGGGAACTTCCTCCATCCCTAAAAAGGCTGGCCTTTTTGGTTCTAGGATTCCTGCAGCTTCTGCAGTCTCCTGAAATTGGGGTTGACTCTATCATGGACGCAGCATTGGCACCGCCTGTAAGCTTCATTGATGTATCTGTCATGGATCATCTTTTTATTCAGAAGAAACTCGTATTTACCATTTGTTATGTATTTTGTTCTAGGAAGCATCAGGTAGATACTTCTTTGGGGCGAAGGGTAGGACAATTAAATCTTCTCCAGTTTCATATGATGCTAGACTTGCAGAGACACTGTGGCTAACTTCTTTCAAGCTGTTTGAAGAATGCAAAGCAAGAGTAGTAAATCAATGAAAGCTTAACTGACTCAGTCACATTAACTGATTGGTAATGAGAGAAGAATGCTTTTTTGTGCTGTTGTATGTCCTACGATCTGTATGTTCTGTTTCCTATTTGTGGACGGATGTCCTGGTTGAAACTTCT includes:
- the LOC135612274 gene encoding uncharacterized protein LOC135612274 isoform X2; the encoded protein is MVVVDWEAVYMVCSLEFWRMAVCWTLSLLYSHLYLLLAPRLSALFPSLLGPTPPRFPRRRFAPGPSSPIQRPLGVITGASSGLGAAAARALAAEGYLVILAGRNPQTLTKTIQEIKKHDQNACVEAFQVDISSIHSIMKFESSIKQWLEESNLHPSIQLLINNAGILAKSSRVTADGFDQMMETNYLGAFFLTNIMLPLLKNSPVPSRIVNVTSFTHRSVSHVDVNMGNLARENLHCLSTLGKYQFAQTYEYSKFCTLLFSYELHRQLYVMDPASNVSIMAADPGAVATNIMRELPPSLKRLAFLVLGFLQLLQSPEIGVDSIMDAALAPPEASGRYFFGAKGRTIKSSPVSYDARLAETLWLTSFKLFEECKARVVNQ